One genomic segment of Mycolicibacterium gilvum includes these proteins:
- the ftsZ gene encoding cell division protein FtsZ, which produces MTPPHNYLAVIKVVGIGGGGVNAVNRMIEQGLKGVEFIAINTDAQALLMSDADVKLDVGRDSTRGLGAGADPEVGRKAAEDAKDDIEELLRGADMVFVTAGEGGGTGTGGAPVVASIARKLGALTVGVVTRPFSFEGKRRSNQAAEGIQALRESCDTLIVIPNDRLLQMGDAAVSLMDAFRSADEVLLNGVQGITDLITTPGLINVDFADVKGVMSSAGTALMGIGSARGDGRALKAAEIAINSPLLEASMEGAQGVLLSVAGGSDLGLFEINEAASLVQEAAHPEANIIFGTVIDDSLGDEVRVTVIAAGFDAAGPGRKPVTGEAQQAAAPAAAGQPIAPGKAGRLNSIFDPADPASVPAGNTNGATVRIGGPDDGGISDDDVDVPPFMRH; this is translated from the coding sequence ATGACCCCCCCGCATAACTACCTCGCTGTGATCAAGGTGGTCGGCATCGGCGGCGGTGGCGTCAACGCCGTCAACCGGATGATCGAACAGGGTCTCAAAGGCGTCGAGTTCATCGCGATCAACACCGACGCCCAGGCGCTGTTGATGAGCGATGCCGACGTCAAGCTCGACGTCGGGCGCGATTCGACGCGCGGTCTCGGCGCCGGCGCGGACCCCGAGGTCGGCAGGAAAGCGGCCGAGGACGCCAAGGACGACATCGAGGAGCTGCTGCGCGGCGCCGACATGGTGTTCGTCACCGCAGGTGAGGGCGGCGGCACCGGCACCGGTGGCGCACCCGTCGTCGCCTCGATCGCGCGCAAGCTCGGCGCCCTGACCGTGGGTGTGGTCACGCGGCCCTTCTCGTTCGAGGGCAAGCGGCGCAGCAACCAGGCCGCCGAGGGCATCCAGGCGCTCCGCGAGAGCTGCGACACCCTGATCGTGATCCCCAACGACCGGCTGCTGCAGATGGGCGACGCCGCGGTGTCGCTGATGGACGCGTTCCGCAGTGCCGACGAGGTGCTCCTCAACGGCGTGCAGGGCATCACCGACCTGATCACCACCCCCGGCCTGATCAACGTCGACTTCGCCGACGTCAAGGGCGTCATGAGCTCGGCCGGAACCGCGTTGATGGGCATCGGCTCGGCCCGCGGCGACGGCCGCGCCCTCAAGGCCGCCGAGATCGCGATCAACTCCCCGCTGCTGGAGGCCTCGATGGAGGGCGCCCAGGGCGTGCTGCTGTCGGTCGCCGGCGGTAGCGACCTCGGGCTGTTCGAGATCAACGAGGCCGCCTCGCTCGTTCAGGAGGCCGCACACCCCGAGGCCAACATCATCTTCGGCACCGTGATCGACGACTCGCTCGGCGACGAGGTCCGGGTGACGGTCATCGCCGCCGGCTTCGACGCCGCCGGACCGGGACGCAAGCCGGTGACCGGGGAGGCCCAGCAGGCGGCCGCCCCCGCGGCGGCGGGCCAGCCGATCGCACCGGGCAAGGCCGGCCGGCTGAACTCGATCTTCGATCCGGCGGATCCGGCCTCGGTGCCGGCCGGGAACACCAACGGCGCGACGGTGCGGATCGGCGGCCCGGACGACGGCGGCATCTCCGACGACGACGTCGACGTGCCTCCGTTCATGCGCCACTGA
- a CDS encoding type 1 glutamine amidotransferase: MARVTSKVLFLLNEHIATEALLGDAFAERGFDIDTFEVVSAARAHSPAGEVTFPDPTRYDVIVPLGATWAVYDQTLLDTWVSTEMQMMRDAADAGVALLGVCFGGQLLAQAFGGTVARAPRPEIGWCEVASDRPDLVPGGPWFQWHHDRWTLPPGATEIARTAHASQAFVLGRTLALQFHPEVDTDLLKIWLATDDHGDVDRAGLTHDEMLTRTEQLADDVASRIRVLVRGFLTQVAGRSLPS, from the coding sequence ATGGCCCGTGTGACGTCAAAGGTTCTGTTCCTGCTCAACGAGCACATCGCCACCGAAGCGCTGCTCGGTGACGCCTTCGCCGAGCGCGGTTTCGACATCGACACCTTCGAGGTCGTCTCCGCGGCCCGCGCGCACAGCCCGGCCGGCGAGGTGACGTTTCCCGATCCGACGCGCTACGACGTGATCGTGCCGCTCGGCGCGACGTGGGCGGTGTACGACCAGACGCTTCTCGACACCTGGGTCAGCACCGAGATGCAGATGATGCGCGATGCCGCCGACGCCGGGGTCGCGCTACTGGGGGTCTGTTTCGGCGGACAGCTTCTCGCCCAGGCGTTCGGCGGCACGGTGGCGCGAGCACCGCGGCCCGAGATCGGCTGGTGCGAGGTCGCCTCCGACCGTCCCGATCTGGTGCCCGGAGGACCCTGGTTCCAATGGCATCACGACCGGTGGACCCTGCCACCCGGAGCGACCGAGATCGCGAGGACGGCCCATGCATCACAGGCCTTCGTCCTCGGCCGCACACTGGCGCTGCAGTTCCACCCGGAGGTCGACACCGACCTGCTCAAGATCTGGCTGGCGACCGACGACCACGGCGATGTCGACCGTGCCGGACTGACACACGACGAGATGCTTACTCGCACAGAACAACTCGCCGACGACGTGGCCTCCCGGATCCGGGTTCTGGTGCGCGGCTTCCTGACTCAGGTCGCCGGCCGCTCCTTACCGAGCTGA
- a CDS encoding cell division protein SepF, whose translation MSTLHKVKAYFGMAPMDEYEDDYYEDDDRGPAPRGYRRPREDRFEDEGYAPRGYDGHPEDRRRDYDEPPAYRAGLAGGMPGGFDDARFEARMRAPREFDRTPPRFGAMRGSTRGALAMDPRGMAELFEAGSPLAKITTLRPKDYSEARTIGERFRDGTPVIMDLVSMDNADAKRLVDFAAGLAFALRGSFDKVATKVFLLSPADVDVTAEQRRRIAEAGFYSYQ comes from the coding sequence ATGAGCACACTGCACAAAGTCAAGGCCTACTTCGGTATGGCGCCGATGGACGAGTACGAGGACGACTACTACGAGGACGACGACCGCGGCCCCGCCCCCCGCGGATACCGCCGTCCCCGCGAGGACCGGTTCGAGGACGAGGGCTATGCCCCCCGCGGATACGACGGCCATCCCGAGGACCGTCGCCGCGACTACGACGAGCCGCCGGCGTACCGCGCCGGGTTGGCCGGCGGTATGCCCGGTGGTTTCGACGACGCCCGGTTCGAGGCCCGGATGCGCGCGCCGCGGGAGTTCGACCGCACCCCGCCGCGCTTCGGAGCGATGAGGGGTTCGACCCGGGGTGCGCTCGCGATGGATCCGCGCGGCATGGCCGAGTTGTTCGAAGCGGGCAGCCCGCTGGCCAAGATCACGACGCTGCGCCCCAAGGACTACAGCGAGGCCCGCACGATCGGCGAGCGTTTCCGCGACGGGACCCCGGTGATCATGGACCTGGTCTCGATGGACAACGCCGACGCCAAGCGGCTCGTCGATTTCGCGGCCGGGCTGGCGTTCGCGCTCCGTGGATCCTTCGACAAGGTCGCCACCAAGGTGTTCCTGCTGTCGCCGGCCGATGTCGACGTCACCGCCGAGCAGCGCCGCCGCATCGCCGAGGCCGGCTTCTACTCCTACCAGTAG
- the wag31 gene encoding DivIVA-like cell division protein Wag31 gives MPLTPADVHNVAFSKPPIGKRGYNEDEVDAFLDLVENELSRLIEENSDLRQRISELDHELGQARAGGAAAQPTQTIPAYEPEPEPAPEPEPEPVYEAPAPAAQQAAPATEDQHLRAAKVLSLAQDTADRLTSSAKAESEKMLADARAQADQLVTEARQTAETTVTEARQRADAMLADAQSRSETQLRQAQEKADALQADAERKHSEIMGTINQQRTVLEGRLEQLRTFEREYRTRLKTYLESQLEELGTRGSAAPVDTGANNDGGVNQFNRGNN, from the coding sequence ATGCCGCTCACTCCTGCCGACGTGCACAACGTGGCATTCAGCAAGCCACCCATTGGCAAACGCGGCTACAACGAAGACGAGGTGGACGCCTTCCTCGACCTCGTCGAGAACGAGCTGTCGCGCCTCATCGAGGAGAACTCCGATCTGCGCCAGCGGATCTCCGAGCTCGACCACGAGCTGGGGCAGGCCCGCGCCGGTGGTGCGGCGGCCCAGCCGACGCAGACCATCCCAGCTTACGAGCCGGAGCCCGAGCCCGCACCCGAACCGGAGCCCGAGCCCGTGTACGAGGCCCCGGCGCCCGCGGCGCAGCAGGCTGCGCCGGCGACCGAGGACCAGCATCTGCGCGCCGCGAAGGTGCTCAGCCTCGCGCAGGACACGGCGGACCGCCTGACCAGCAGCGCGAAGGCCGAGTCGGAGAAGATGCTCGCCGACGCCAGGGCCCAGGCCGACCAGCTCGTGACCGAGGCACGCCAGACCGCCGAGACCACGGTGACCGAGGCGCGTCAACGTGCCGACGCGATGCTCGCCGACGCGCAGAGCCGCTCGGAGACCCAGCTGCGCCAGGCCCAGGAGAAGGCGGACGCACTGCAGGCCGACGCCGAGCGCAAGCATTCCGAGATCATGGGCACCATCAACCAGCAGCGCACCGTGCTGGAGGGTCGCCTCGAACAGCTCCGCACCTTCGAGCGCGAGTACCGCACCCGTCTCAAGACCTACCTGGAGTCCCAGCTCGAGGAGCTCGGCACGCGCGGGTCGGCGGCGCCGGTGGACACGGGCGCCAACAACGACGGTGGCGTCAACCAGTTCAACCGGGGCAACAACTAA
- the pgeF gene encoding peptidoglycan editing factor PgeF, with the protein MSFRVRRVTTTRAGGVSKPPYATFNLGDHVGDDPAAVAANRRRLAAATGLGDSGLAWMNQVHSTEVAVVDHGGDTVDDTDGLVTTRPGLALVVVTADCVPVLMADARAGVVAAVHAGRVGAAGGIVARALETMVDAGADAGDVSVLLGPAVSGRNYEVPEAMAAEVEEALPGSRTTTRRGTAGLDLRAGIAAQLRGLGVRAIDVDPRCTVEDRNLFSHRRDNPTGRVASLIWLERR; encoded by the coding sequence GTGAGCTTCCGGGTCCGGCGCGTCACGACCACCCGAGCGGGCGGGGTCTCCAAGCCCCCGTACGCGACCTTCAATCTCGGCGACCACGTCGGCGATGATCCGGCGGCGGTTGCCGCGAACCGGCGTCGGCTCGCGGCCGCCACCGGGCTGGGTGACTCGGGCCTGGCGTGGATGAACCAGGTGCACAGCACCGAGGTCGCGGTGGTCGACCACGGGGGTGACACCGTGGACGACACCGACGGTCTGGTGACGACGAGACCGGGACTCGCGCTGGTGGTGGTGACCGCGGACTGCGTCCCGGTCCTGATGGCCGACGCGCGAGCCGGGGTCGTCGCCGCGGTGCACGCGGGCCGGGTGGGTGCGGCCGGCGGCATCGTCGCGCGGGCGCTGGAGACGATGGTCGACGCGGGCGCCGACGCCGGTGACGTGTCGGTGCTGCTGGGGCCCGCGGTCAGCGGCCGCAACTACGAGGTGCCCGAGGCGATGGCCGCCGAGGTGGAGGAGGCGTTGCCGGGAAGCCGCACGACCACGCGCCGCGGAACGGCCGGGCTGGACCTGCGCGCCGGCATCGCCGCACAACTGCGGGGACTCGGCGTCCGGGCCATCGACGTCGACCCGCGCTGCACCGTCGAGGACCGCAACCTGTTCAGTCACCGCCGTGACAATCCGACCGGGCGCGTGGCGTCGTTGATCTGGCTGGAGCGCAGGTGA
- a CDS encoding YggS family pyridoxal phosphate-dependent enzyme has translation MTSEREAELRAALDALRVRLARAAESAGRDVAEIELLPVTKFFPASDVLALYRLGCDAFAESRDQEATAKIEDVARVVGSREDTPIRWHMVGRIQRNKARSVAEWAYAAHSVDSVKVVAALERSASTALEEGRRTEPLRVFAQLSLDGDEARGGVDVDATERVDELCAAMDRAGGLTFAGMMAIPPLGADPGEAFARLRQERDRVQRDYEQRLGLSAGMSGDLEAAVRHGSTCVRVGTALMGSRPLTSPEVVTRVTPSSQTTPPLDFPESASPQEGSEQ, from the coding sequence ATGACCTCGGAACGGGAGGCCGAACTGCGCGCTGCGCTCGACGCGCTGCGCGTCCGGCTCGCGCGCGCGGCGGAGAGCGCCGGGCGCGACGTCGCCGAGATCGAACTGCTCCCGGTCACCAAGTTCTTCCCGGCCTCCGACGTTCTCGCGCTGTACCGCCTGGGCTGCGACGCGTTCGCCGAATCGCGGGACCAGGAGGCGACGGCGAAGATCGAGGACGTGGCCCGGGTGGTCGGCTCGCGTGAGGACACGCCGATCCGGTGGCACATGGTGGGCCGGATCCAGCGCAACAAAGCGCGCTCGGTGGCCGAGTGGGCGTATGCGGCGCATTCGGTGGACAGCGTCAAAGTGGTTGCCGCGCTCGAGCGGTCGGCGTCCACCGCGCTCGAGGAGGGCCGGCGCACCGAACCGCTGCGGGTGTTTGCGCAGCTCAGCCTCGACGGAGACGAGGCGCGGGGCGGCGTCGACGTCGACGCGACCGAGCGCGTAGACGAGTTGTGCGCCGCGATGGACCGCGCGGGGGGCCTGACGTTCGCCGGCATGATGGCGATCCCGCCGCTGGGGGCCGATCCTGGCGAAGCGTTCGCCCGGTTGCGGCAGGAGCGTGACCGGGTGCAACGCGATTACGAGCAACGCCTGGGGCTGTCGGCCGGGATGTCCGGCGATCTCGAGGCGGCGGTCCGACACGGATCCACGTGTGTGCGTGTCGGTACCGCGCTAATGGGATCTCGACCGCTAACGTCACCGGAAGTAGTCACACGAGTCACACCTTCATCACAGACAACACCTCCGCTGGACTTTCCCGAGTCAGCGTCACCGCAAGAAGGGTCCGAACAATGA
- a CDS encoding phage holin family protein, with translation MLIVALVLAVIGLAALVLAVVTSNEMIAWVCIAASLVGVILLIVDAIRDRSNRNAGESDSGTTVSGTTDSGEDSGEDEIDYEDYPDEAPVVEEYDETPGETPGEDTVEVDVATGDDGRTGENPVDGDPPRN, from the coding sequence ATGCTGATCGTCGCGCTCGTCCTGGCCGTCATCGGCCTGGCAGCTCTGGTGCTGGCCGTCGTGACCAGCAACGAAATGATCGCGTGGGTCTGTATCGCCGCGAGCCTCGTCGGCGTCATCCTGCTGATCGTCGACGCGATCCGCGACCGCTCCAACCGGAATGCCGGCGAATCCGATTCCGGGACAACGGTTTCCGGGACAACCGATTCCGGCGAGGATTCCGGCGAGGATGAGATCGACTACGAGGACTACCCCGACGAGGCGCCCGTCGTCGAGGAGTACGACGAGACCCCCGGCGAGACCCCCGGCGAGGACACGGTGGAGGTCGACGTGGCCACCGGTGACGATGGGCGGACCGGCGAGAACCCGGTCGACGGAGATCCCCCCAGGAACTGA
- a CDS encoding YggT family protein has protein sequence MAQFFSILGFALFIFWLLLIARVVVEFIRSFSRDWHPRGVTVVILEIIMTLTDPPVKLLRRLIPQLTIGAIRFDLSIMVLLLLAFIGMQLAFGAAAS, from the coding sequence TTGGCGCAGTTCTTTTCGATCCTGGGTTTCGCGCTGTTCATTTTCTGGCTGCTGCTGATCGCCCGGGTCGTGGTCGAGTTCATCCGCTCGTTCAGCAGGGACTGGCATCCCCGCGGCGTGACGGTGGTGATCCTGGAGATCATCATGACGCTGACCGATCCGCCGGTGAAGCTGCTTCGCCGGCTGATTCCCCAGCTCACCATAGGTGCGATCCGGTTCGATCTGTCGATCATGGTGCTGCTGCTGCTGGCGTTCATCGGCATGCAACTGGCATTCGGCGCTGCCGCGTCCTGA
- a CDS encoding TIGR01777 family oxidoreductase: protein MGIEYESIVDHPRGEVWAWFSRPGAMPRLVPPWQPMTALVEAASLADGVAVLGLPGGLRWVARHDPSAYVPESRFADELSSRGPTSWPPRVIGRWRHTHSFFDAGAGTRIHDQVEAPVPAAALRPTFVYRHRQIADDLATHRRASDAGMAPKVIAMTGASGLVGTALAAFLTSGGHRVIRLVRGDAQGANERHWDPFSPAPDLLSGVDAVVHLAGASIAGRFTEAHRAAIRDSRIEPTRLLASAAASAGDGPGTFVSASAIGFYGADRGDTQLTEDSTRGDGFLADVVAEWEAATTPASDAGLRVVKVRTGIVQAAAGGTLRLLRPLFAAGVGGRLGSGQQWLSWIGLDDLIDIYHRALYDDALAGPVNAVGPAPVRNTEYTAELARTLHRPALVPVPSLGPRILLGEQGARELAEASQRVVPAKLLALGHPFRHPTVGDALAHQLGKERPAT, encoded by the coding sequence ATGGGCATCGAATACGAGAGCATCGTCGACCACCCCCGTGGCGAGGTGTGGGCGTGGTTCAGCCGCCCGGGCGCGATGCCTCGACTCGTTCCGCCCTGGCAGCCGATGACGGCACTCGTCGAGGCCGCGTCGCTGGCCGACGGCGTCGCGGTGCTCGGCCTGCCGGGCGGGTTGCGGTGGGTGGCGCGCCACGACCCGTCGGCGTACGTGCCGGAAAGCCGGTTCGCAGACGAGCTTTCCTCGCGCGGCCCGACTTCCTGGCCGCCGCGGGTGATCGGGCGGTGGCGGCACACCCACTCCTTCTTCGACGCGGGCGCGGGAACCAGGATCCACGATCAGGTGGAGGCGCCGGTCCCGGCGGCCGCGTTGCGGCCGACGTTCGTCTACCGGCACCGTCAGATCGCCGACGATCTCGCGACGCACCGCAGAGCCTCCGACGCGGGGATGGCGCCGAAGGTCATTGCGATGACGGGCGCCTCGGGTCTGGTGGGGACTGCCCTTGCGGCGTTTCTGACCAGCGGTGGTCACCGGGTGATCCGGCTGGTCCGGGGTGACGCCCAGGGCGCGAACGAGCGGCACTGGGATCCGTTCTCACCCGCTCCGGACCTGCTCAGCGGGGTCGACGCCGTCGTTCATCTGGCCGGTGCGTCGATCGCGGGGAGATTCACCGAGGCCCACCGCGCGGCGATCCGGGACAGCCGCATCGAACCCACCAGGCTGCTCGCGTCGGCGGCCGCATCGGCCGGCGACGGGCCGGGGACGTTCGTCAGCGCATCGGCCATCGGCTTCTACGGCGCCGATCGGGGCGACACGCAACTCACCGAGGACAGCACGCGCGGTGACGGATTCCTCGCCGATGTGGTCGCAGAATGGGAGGCGGCGACCACCCCGGCGTCGGACGCCGGGTTGCGGGTGGTGAAGGTGCGGACCGGGATCGTTCAGGCGGCTGCCGGCGGGACCCTGCGGCTGCTGCGACCTCTGTTCGCGGCGGGGGTGGGCGGGCGTCTCGGCAGCGGGCAACAGTGGTTGTCGTGGATCGGGCTCGACGACCTCATCGACATCTACCACCGCGCCCTCTATGACGACGCGCTGGCCGGACCCGTCAATGCGGTCGGCCCGGCGCCGGTGCGCAACACCGAGTACACCGCGGAGCTGGCCCGGACCCTGCACCGGCCGGCGCTGGTGCCGGTGCCCTCGTTGGGACCGCGAATTCTGCTGGGGGAGCAGGGCGCACGTGAGCTGGCTGAAGCCAGCCAACGCGTGGTGCCGGCGAAACTACTGGCGCTCGGCCACCCGTTCCGGCACCCCACCGTCGGTGACGCACTGGCCCATCAGCTCGGTAAGGAGCGGCCGGCGACCTGA